The genomic window TGCAACCGTTAATCCTGCAGCTGGAACTCCGACATTTGCCGTATAATTAACGCTTTTCCCCTTTGATGTTATTACAAAAGTCACAGCATTAGTAAAATCAATTGCTGCTCCTGATGCTGGCGAAATCGTAACTCCATCTGTTGTTTCAATTTCTGGTTTTAGCGCTGTTAAATCGGTATTTTCTGGAAGAGTCATATTAATCGTTTTGCTAATGTCGTTCACTGTTGCTGCAACGCCATTAATTGTAAAACTCTTAATCGGACTTAAAACGGTTGTGGTTACCGTATAATCCTTATATAAATTACCATTAACCACTCTGAATTTTACTGGGTTTGTAAAATTCAGAGCCGAATTTAATTCAGGATTTGATGTTGCCCCTTCTGCAAAAACAACTTCCGGTTTTATAGCTGTAATATCTGATCCATAAGGCATTGTTACAGAAATTTTTCCCGTAACCTGATCAATGCTTCCTGAAACTCCATTTAGTTTGAATGAAAGCACATTTGAAGGCGAACTCACGTCAAATCCGCCAGTTTCAAAACCATTTTCGCAGGCAGTAATCATAAAAATCATCGCCAATGCCATAGACACTTTGGTCCAATATTTATTTAAAGCTTTTTTCATATTGCTGATTCTTTAAAGATTAATAGCCTGGATTCTGTTTGTACAATCCCTGACTGAAATTAATCTGCTTCAGCGGAATTGGACAGTACTCCTCTTTGTGGGCATCAAAAAAGGCATCCTGATAATACGTGCGTTTTGTTTTTTCTTTTGCGTAAAAATCATTCATAACCTGATCTGTAATTCCCCAGCGGACAAGATCGAAGAATCGGCTTCCTTCCATCGCCAATTCCAAACGGCGTTCCCAACGCAAAGCTTTGCGGGCAAAATCCTGTGTCCAGCTGCAATTGCTTCCGTCAACATACGTATTGATTTTGAAGTTGCTCACATAAGGCAGTCTTCCTGTACTCTGCGCCGCTCTTTCTCTGATTTCGTTAATCAATGGCAAAGCTTCAGATTGTCTTCCCAGTTCAATCAAAGCTTCGGCACGCATCAAAATCACATCGGCATAACGGATCTGAATTCTATTTTTTGAGTTTCCATAAAACGGATCAATATTAACCACACAGCCGCAGCTTGGAGCCACGTTTTCTTTTAAAGAAGCATAATAGCCATACGTTCCCGGAGATCTTACCCAAGCTTCAACATACAGAAACTCAGGATCGTATTTATAAGGCAGTCCTGGCATCGCTACGGTATGATACAATCTAGGATCAACTGTATTAGCATCTATATTTTTATAATCAAAATCTTCATTGTTATACGTATCAAACTCTGGCAAACCATTTGCTCCGGTTTTGAAAGCATTCACCAAATTCTGGCTTGGTTTATGAAAATCGCAACAGCCTAGACCTTGCGGTGTAGAAAGAACATCAGAAAAATTCAATCTTCCGTAAAGCGTTCCGTCGTTGTCTGAAAACTGAATGGAGAAAATAGATTCCGGTCCGTTTTCATAAGTTCCCGGCAAGAAGTTATTGGCAAAATCAGGTTCTAAAGATGCTTTTCCAATTACTTTATCGGTTGCCGCTATTACTTCCTGCAAATGCTGCTGACTGATTCCTGTAACCTTAAAAGTTTCGTCCTGAGTATAGGCCTGATACAATCTAGTTTTTGCCAAATAAGCATAGGCCGCCTTTTTAGTCGCGCGGCCAACTTCTGGTTGCGCATCGGGTAAATTTTCGGCTGCAGCCTGAAAATCCTCTGCGATTTTATTCCAAAGCTCTTCGTTTGAAAGCGCTTTGTTTGAAATTGTTTTATAATCTTCTATTGCAATATTTTCAGTAATATAAGGCACATTTCTAAACATGATTTTCAGCATAAAATAGAAATGCCCTCTTAAAAAACGCATTTCTGCCATTCTCGTTTTCTTCAATGGATAATCTGCTTCCGAGATCTGTTCCAAAGCTTTCAATGCTTTATTGGCTCTAGAAACACCAACATAACTGATGTACCAGAAACTGTCCAATTCTCCAAAATCCGGGCGTATATTATTTGAAACTTCAA from Flavobacterium sp. KACC 22763 includes these protein-coding regions:
- a CDS encoding RagB/SusD family nutrient uptake outer membrane protein; this encodes MKKILYIAGFAAMGFFASCSDFLENDPRGVLSEKDIVTPENVEGFMNAAYAQLGNDHYDSPYSLWPFGNVRSDDAYKGGSGTNDIQDFHFFEVSNNIRPDFGELDSFWYISYVGVSRANKALKALEQISEADYPLKKTRMAEMRFLRGHFYFMLKIMFRNVPYITENIAIEDYKTISNKALSNEELWNKIAEDFQAAAENLPDAQPEVGRATKKAAYAYLAKTRLYQAYTQDETFKVTGISQQHLQEVIAATDKVIGKASLEPDFANNFLPGTYENGPESIFSIQFSDNDGTLYGRLNFSDVLSTPQGLGCCDFHKPSQNLVNAFKTGANGLPEFDTYNNEDFDYKNIDANTVDPRLYHTVAMPGLPYKYDPEFLYVEAWVRSPGTYGYYASLKENVAPSCGCVVNIDPFYGNSKNRIQIRYADVILMRAEALIELGRQSEALPLINEIRERAAQSTGRLPYVSNFKINTYVDGSNCSWTQDFARKALRWERRLELAMEGSRFFDLVRWGITDQVMNDFYAKEKTKRTYYQDAFFDAHKEEYCPIPLKQINFSQGLYKQNPGY